One Kribbella sp. NBC_00662 genomic region harbors:
- a CDS encoding GNAT family N-acetyltransferase, translated as MLWKIRTELADRPGALAELAARCGADDINILSLEVFTAETGAVDELVVSTGVGWSADDLAALVAEAGCVGTTVRPCQADVLSDAPTRYLRAVLRLLDDPVSVDEELGNLQGFDEYTPAEWARADVLVEIAGRLAERFDTVEGPRPGSGVPVLRTATVEDADAVVSMHDRCSYESRTRRYHVPMAKLTARTARHLSAPAGGVSVVADVDGAVIGMATAAPWEELGSTTMEVAVLVEDGWQGQGLGLRLLRQVVEEARVLGADRVVCMVQPENHAMLRTLERLRMRSRVVRDGDSLMVSVALSDRSLSHAVDRPAVQYRRTRATPSHWSEPTRSAGQPAREHALAALSALQPHSDRAGAADRDGADRGGRP; from the coding sequence ATGCTCTGGAAGATCAGGACCGAACTCGCCGACCGGCCCGGTGCACTGGCCGAACTCGCTGCACGGTGTGGTGCGGACGACATCAACATCCTCAGCCTCGAGGTCTTCACCGCCGAGACCGGCGCCGTCGACGAGCTGGTGGTCTCCACCGGTGTCGGCTGGAGCGCCGACGACCTGGCCGCGCTGGTCGCGGAGGCCGGCTGCGTCGGTACGACGGTCCGCCCGTGCCAGGCCGACGTACTGAGTGATGCCCCGACGCGCTACCTGCGCGCCGTACTGCGGTTGCTCGACGACCCGGTATCGGTCGACGAGGAGCTGGGCAACCTGCAGGGCTTCGACGAGTACACGCCGGCGGAATGGGCGCGGGCCGACGTACTCGTGGAGATCGCCGGGCGGCTCGCGGAGCGGTTCGACACGGTGGAAGGGCCGCGGCCCGGTAGCGGCGTACCTGTGCTGCGGACGGCGACTGTCGAGGACGCCGACGCTGTGGTCTCGATGCATGATCGCTGCTCGTACGAGAGCCGCACCCGGCGGTACCACGTGCCGATGGCGAAGCTGACCGCCCGTACTGCGCGGCACCTGTCCGCTCCGGCCGGTGGCGTCTCCGTCGTCGCGGACGTGGACGGCGCCGTGATCGGGATGGCGACGGCGGCCCCGTGGGAGGAGCTCGGCAGTACGACGATGGAGGTCGCCGTACTGGTCGAGGACGGCTGGCAGGGGCAGGGCCTCGGGCTCCGGTTGCTGCGCCAGGTGGTGGAGGAAGCGCGCGTGCTGGGTGCGGATCGAGTGGTCTGCATGGTGCAGCCGGAGAACCACGCGATGCTCCGGACGCTCGAGCGGTTGCGGATGCGGTCGCGGGTGGTTCGGGACGGCGACAGTCTGATGGTCAGTGTCGCTCTGTCCGACCGGAGCCTGTCGCATGCGGTGGATCGGCCCGCGGTGCAATATCGTCGTACGCGTGCCACCCCTTCCCACTGGTCGGAACCCACACGGTCTGCTGGTCAACCTGCCCGCGAGCACGCGCTCGCCGCTCTTTCAGCTCTTCAGCCGCATTCTGATCGCGCTGGGGCTGCTGACCGTGATGGTGCTGATCGTGGTGGTCGACCGTGA
- a CDS encoding alpha/beta fold hydrolase — MRQRVGYCAAPDAVKLAYAVHGSGPPIVRVATWMTNLEFDWESPVWRHWLDALGDGHTLIRYDERGCGLSDRDVDEISLDAWVADLEAVVDAAGLDRFALLGVSTGVAVAVTYAARHPERLTHLVLYGGYARGRALRGESERRLQDALVAAISAGWTDPDPTFRHLFSMLFLPAGTPEQMGWYDDLQRNCTSAATAVRIYNARSGINVVDAAGQVRTRTLVMHPASDRVVPIGEGRLLATLLPDARLVELESANHILLSDDPAWPTFVSELRDFLGTKPTTAVPGVEELSRRELEVLELVAAGLTNEAIAERLSLSVRTVERHLTNTYAKLRVSGKAGRAAAAARFSASSPTL; from the coding sequence GTGAGGCAGAGGGTCGGGTACTGCGCGGCGCCGGATGCGGTGAAACTGGCGTACGCCGTACACGGCTCCGGCCCGCCCATCGTCCGGGTGGCGACCTGGATGACGAACCTGGAGTTCGACTGGGAGAGCCCGGTGTGGCGGCACTGGCTCGACGCGCTCGGGGACGGCCACACGCTGATCCGGTACGACGAACGCGGCTGCGGGCTCTCGGATCGCGATGTCGACGAGATCTCGCTCGACGCCTGGGTGGCCGACCTCGAGGCGGTGGTCGACGCCGCGGGCCTCGACCGGTTCGCTCTGCTCGGTGTCTCGACGGGCGTGGCAGTCGCGGTCACGTATGCGGCCCGTCACCCCGAACGGCTCACCCACCTGGTCCTCTACGGCGGCTACGCGCGCGGTCGAGCCCTCCGCGGTGAGAGCGAACGCCGGCTGCAGGACGCGCTTGTCGCCGCGATCTCGGCCGGCTGGACCGATCCCGATCCCACTTTTCGCCACCTGTTCAGCATGCTGTTCCTCCCGGCCGGCACACCCGAACAGATGGGCTGGTACGACGACCTGCAACGGAACTGCACGTCGGCCGCGACCGCGGTCCGGATCTACAACGCGCGAAGTGGCATCAATGTGGTCGACGCGGCCGGGCAGGTGCGGACGAGAACGCTGGTCATGCACCCGGCGAGCGACCGCGTCGTACCGATCGGTGAAGGTCGGCTGCTCGCCACCTTGCTCCCCGACGCGCGACTGGTCGAGCTGGAATCGGCGAACCACATCCTGTTGTCGGACGATCCGGCGTGGCCAACCTTCGTCTCGGAGCTTCGCGACTTCCTGGGGACGAAGCCGACCACCGCCGTGCCGGGCGTCGAGGAGCTCAGCCGGCGCGAGTTGGAGGTCCTCGAGCTGGTCGCGGCGGGTCTGACCAATGAGGCGATCGCGGAGCGGCTGAGCCTCAGTGTCCGCACAGTGGAGCGTCATCTGACGAACACGTACGCCAAGCTGCGCGTCTCCGGCAAAGCCGGTCGCGCCGCGGCTGCGGCCAGGTTCTCCGCGAGCTCGCCGACCTTGTGA
- a CDS encoding S8 family serine peptidase has product MAISALSALLALPVTPATASSPEPSLPVQVDGTKNVTLITGDKVQVSPAGSGRSNVRFFPAAAADSGYETRTVGKDLYVVPDSAARLVNSGKVDQALFNVSGLIRQGYDDSSTDQIPVIATYKPTARAAQEAVPAGSTRTRMLPSVSAAAYKTDKTRAHDTWQALSSGRDVQKLWLDLKVHKTLDQSVPYVGAPQAWAAGYDGTGTTVAVLDSGVDAEHPDLVGAVKEQKNFTDSPDVADHDGHGTHTSSTVAGRGVASNGRNKGVAPGAQLLSGKVLNDSGSGDLSWIIAGMEWAVAEGADVISMSIGTSEPVDCTDPMAAAVDRISAESGALFVVAAGNLGGPAEVITSPGCAASAMTVAATDLTQTTADFSSRGPVLANHAVKPDIAAPGVDITAARAGGRGDSAYIDMSGTSMATPHVAGAAAILKQEHPTWTGRQLKAVLQNSVRAESKVGIYEQGAGELDVAQAVTQQVTGPATADLGTFAWPHTSAQKVTKQLTYHNDGTEPVALTVTADARGNNGKPLPSSLITFGRSVTIPAGGTADLPVTVDPSTAIDHGLYGAISTRVVAKSNSGQTVVTPLGFYLEPQYVDVTFKLIDRDGKPATSISSLDVFDLDSIAAQRVGFDGADQTLHLRAGTYSLAATVAHDGADGLVDSYAFLGDPEITLTKNTTITYDARSAAEATVTTDRPTQRKGGSLTYGRVIDNWILSSSRSYGTTVKSIYLGTTSKARRGTFEVVEGWQYASPAGGTSPYLYSLAFTHEQQVKGKPTHRVRDRDLATIDATYYTPGKDYTYSEYVDVWRPWSINLIPTGDRGSVAAPTRVQHLVTADKDTKVSQMVGHSDAMAWPFATLMTSTATAYRAGSRHSESWYKAGLRPGLVTDQTTGQKYASAARDGNTIWSNFASWADTQPGHFSSQGFLDLGGTELFANGISLGEYGYYGQGVWDVPAAATDLELKYNLIRWQRGDYKWESPSTVETRWKWRSSSADAGKPLPLLFPDYDLPVDLHDRAPRVPAFPVTITAESGQWYTAGRFTTARVSASYDDGATWTTVPTINLGTKAIALVNNLKATSFVTLKVELTDTHGKSVTQTLNHFYGVVS; this is encoded by the coding sequence GTGGCCATTTCCGCCCTTTCCGCCCTTCTCGCCCTCCCAGTCACTCCAGCGACCGCCTCGTCGCCCGAGCCCTCGCTGCCGGTCCAGGTCGACGGCACCAAGAACGTCACCCTGATCACCGGCGACAAGGTGCAGGTGTCCCCAGCCGGCTCCGGTCGCAGCAACGTGCGCTTCTTCCCCGCAGCAGCTGCTGACTCCGGTTACGAGACCCGGACTGTCGGCAAGGACCTGTACGTCGTACCCGACAGCGCCGCCCGGCTCGTCAACAGCGGCAAGGTGGACCAGGCGCTGTTCAACGTGAGCGGTCTGATCCGGCAGGGGTACGACGACTCGTCCACTGACCAGATCCCCGTCATCGCGACCTACAAGCCGACCGCCCGCGCCGCCCAGGAGGCTGTCCCCGCCGGATCCACTCGCACGCGGATGTTGCCCTCTGTGAGTGCGGCGGCCTACAAGACCGACAAGACCCGTGCTCACGACACCTGGCAGGCCTTGTCGTCCGGACGGGACGTGCAGAAGCTCTGGCTAGACCTGAAGGTGCACAAGACCCTCGACCAGAGCGTCCCGTACGTCGGAGCCCCGCAGGCCTGGGCTGCCGGGTACGACGGCACCGGTACGACGGTCGCCGTACTGGACTCGGGTGTCGACGCCGAGCACCCGGACCTGGTCGGTGCGGTCAAAGAGCAGAAGAACTTCACCGACAGCCCAGATGTAGCCGACCATGACGGTCACGGCACGCACACGTCCTCCACCGTCGCCGGCCGGGGCGTCGCCTCCAACGGCCGCAACAAGGGTGTCGCTCCGGGCGCGCAACTGCTGTCCGGCAAGGTCCTGAACGACTCCGGCAGCGGTGACCTCTCCTGGATCATCGCCGGGATGGAATGGGCCGTCGCCGAGGGCGCCGACGTGATCAGCATGAGCATCGGTACGTCGGAACCGGTCGACTGCACCGACCCGATGGCGGCCGCCGTCGACCGGATCAGCGCCGAATCCGGAGCACTCTTCGTCGTTGCTGCGGGCAACCTCGGTGGACCCGCCGAGGTGATCACCAGCCCGGGCTGCGCCGCGTCGGCGATGACCGTCGCCGCCACCGATCTCACGCAGACCACCGCGGACTTCTCCAGCCGCGGTCCGGTGCTCGCGAACCACGCGGTCAAGCCCGACATCGCAGCGCCCGGTGTGGACATCACCGCGGCTCGGGCCGGTGGCCGCGGCGACTCGGCGTACATCGACATGAGCGGTACGTCGATGGCGACACCGCACGTTGCCGGTGCGGCGGCGATCCTCAAGCAGGAGCACCCGACCTGGACCGGCCGGCAACTGAAGGCGGTCCTGCAGAACTCGGTACGTGCGGAGAGCAAGGTCGGCATCTACGAGCAGGGCGCCGGTGAGCTCGACGTCGCGCAGGCGGTGACGCAGCAGGTCACTGGTCCGGCCACCGCCGATCTCGGCACGTTCGCCTGGCCACACACCTCGGCTCAGAAGGTCACCAAGCAGCTGACCTACCACAACGACGGCACCGAGCCCGTCGCGTTGACAGTCACAGCCGATGCCCGCGGCAACAACGGGAAACCGTTGCCTTCGTCCCTGATCACCTTCGGCAGGTCGGTGACGATCCCGGCCGGCGGCACCGCCGACCTGCCCGTCACCGTCGACCCGTCCACGGCGATCGACCACGGCCTGTACGGCGCGATCAGCACCCGCGTGGTTGCCAAGAGCAACAGCGGGCAGACGGTGGTGACGCCGCTCGGGTTCTACCTCGAGCCCCAGTACGTCGACGTCACGTTCAAGCTGATCGACCGCGACGGGAAACCGGCCACGTCGATCTCCTCGCTGGACGTCTTCGATCTCGACAGCATCGCCGCGCAGCGCGTCGGCTTCGACGGCGCCGACCAGACCCTGCACCTGCGCGCCGGCACCTACTCGCTGGCCGCGACCGTCGCACACGACGGCGCCGACGGTTTGGTCGACTCGTACGCGTTTCTCGGCGATCCCGAGATCACCCTCACGAAGAACACCACGATCACGTACGACGCCCGCAGCGCCGCCGAGGCGACCGTGACAACCGACAGGCCGACGCAGCGCAAAGGCGGCAGCCTGACCTACGGGCGGGTGATCGACAACTGGATCCTGTCGTCCAGCCGCAGCTACGGCACCACGGTGAAGTCGATCTACCTGGGTACGACGTCCAAGGCCCGGCGCGGGACGTTCGAGGTGGTCGAAGGGTGGCAGTACGCATCCCCGGCCGGTGGGACGTCGCCGTACCTCTACAGCCTGGCGTTCACGCACGAGCAGCAGGTGAAGGGCAAGCCGACGCACCGGGTCCGCGACCGCGACCTGGCGACAATCGATGCGACGTACTACACACCGGGCAAGGACTACACCTACTCCGAGTACGTCGACGTGTGGCGGCCGTGGAGCATCAACCTGATCCCGACCGGCGATCGCGGATCGGTCGCGGCGCCGACGCGCGTGCAGCATCTCGTCACCGCCGACAAGGACACCAAGGTGTCGCAGATGGTCGGGCACTCGGACGCGATGGCGTGGCCGTTCGCGACGCTGATGACGTCGACGGCGACGGCGTACAGGGCGGGCAGCCGGCACAGCGAGAGCTGGTACAAGGCCGGACTGCGGCCGGGGCTCGTGACCGATCAGACGACCGGCCAGAAGTACGCTTCGGCGGCGCGTGACGGCAACACGATCTGGAGCAACTTCGCCAGCTGGGCCGACACGCAACCGGGTCACTTCTCGTCGCAGGGTTTCCTCGATCTCGGTGGCACCGAACTGTTCGCGAACGGCATCTCGCTCGGGGAATACGGGTACTACGGCCAGGGCGTTTGGGACGTACCGGCCGCGGCGACCGATCTCGAGCTGAAGTACAACCTGATCCGCTGGCAGCGTGGCGACTACAAGTGGGAGTCACCCTCGACGGTCGAGACCCGGTGGAAGTGGCGCAGTTCGTCGGCGGACGCGGGCAAGCCGCTGCCGCTGCTGTTCCCCGATTACGACCTGCCGGTCGACCTGCACGACCGCGCGCCGCGGGTGCCGGCGTTCCCGGTCACGATCACCGCCGAGTCCGGCCAGTGGTACACCGCCGGCCGCTTCACGACAGCGCGAGTGTCGGCGTCGTACGACGACGGCGCGACCTGGACAACCGTCCCGACGATCAACCTCGGCACGAAGGCGATCGCGCTGGTCAACAACCTGAAGGCGACGTCGTTCGTCACGCTGAAGGTCGAGCTGACGGACACCCACGGGAAGTCGGTCACGCAGACGCTGAACCACTTCTACGGGGTGGTGAGTTAG
- a CDS encoding helix-turn-helix domain-containing protein has translation MLDVLGLDDSEELAYRALVEVPSYDAAELAARLGCHPIEAARSLTALETLGLAARSSGSSDRYVASPPSVALSALAVQREEELRRAQREIESLAEVYRGTDTERSVSDVVDVVRGANAVGQRFAQLQMSAREEVLGFVKAEIAVVPPEDNKEEDAAVTRGVRYRVLIERSAFNRPGFFAAASDSLNAGEEVRVVQELPMRLLIVDRRIALVPLLSGAGGNIGALIVHSSGMLDALLALFDRVWRDGLPLVLGSNGMAEGLTDGLPDLDARILGLLLAGLTDQAVANQLNLSMRTVQRRVRALMDLVSADTRLQLGFHAARRGWI, from the coding sequence GTGCTCGACGTGCTCGGACTGGATGACTCCGAAGAACTCGCGTACCGCGCCCTCGTCGAGGTGCCGTCGTACGACGCTGCCGAGCTCGCTGCCCGACTCGGCTGTCACCCGATCGAGGCGGCCCGCTCCTTGACCGCCCTGGAGACGCTCGGGCTCGCCGCCCGGTCCAGCGGCAGCTCGGACCGGTACGTCGCCTCACCGCCGTCCGTCGCGCTGTCCGCATTGGCTGTGCAGCGCGAGGAGGAGCTGCGACGAGCGCAGCGCGAGATCGAGTCGCTGGCGGAGGTGTACCGGGGCACGGACACCGAGCGGTCGGTCAGTGACGTGGTGGACGTGGTGCGGGGAGCCAACGCGGTCGGTCAGCGGTTCGCACAGCTGCAGATGTCGGCGCGCGAGGAGGTGCTCGGCTTCGTCAAGGCAGAGATCGCGGTCGTGCCACCCGAAGACAACAAGGAGGAGGACGCCGCCGTCACACGGGGAGTGCGGTACCGCGTGCTGATCGAGCGGAGCGCGTTCAACCGGCCTGGGTTCTTCGCGGCCGCATCCGACTCGTTGAACGCCGGCGAGGAGGTCCGCGTCGTACAGGAGCTTCCGATGCGGCTGCTGATCGTTGACCGACGGATCGCGCTGGTGCCGTTGCTGTCCGGAGCGGGCGGCAACATCGGCGCACTGATCGTGCACAGCAGCGGCATGCTCGACGCACTGCTCGCTCTGTTCGACCGTGTGTGGCGTGACGGGCTTCCGCTCGTACTGGGCTCGAACGGGATGGCCGAAGGCCTGACTGACGGATTGCCCGATCTGGACGCCCGCATCCTCGGCCTGCTCCTCGCCGGCCTCACCGACCAGGCCGTGGCCAACCAACTCAACCTGTCCATGCGCACGGTCCAGCGCCGCGTCCGAGCCTTGATGGACCTCGTCTCCGCCGACACCCGCCTCCAGCTCGGCTTCCACGCGGCCCGCCGCGGGTGGATCTGA
- a CDS encoding ABC transporter ATP-binding protein — translation MEGTVSEVIEVVDAKDLVRVYGEGDTAVHALRGVGVRIEPGQLTAVMGPSGSGKSTLMHILAGLDRPTSGSVKIDGIEITTLGDDALTKLRRQHIGFIFQFFNLLPMLTARDNILLPLTIAGAKPDPEFFDELVGRVGLADRLEHRPAELSGGQQQRVAIARALVSRPTVVFADEPTGNLDSRTSGEILTLMRSSVEEYGQTTVMVTHDAKAAAMADRVLYLADGEIVKETGRSNQHEILQIIDTLDLQ, via the coding sequence ATGGAGGGGACAGTCAGCGAAGTCATCGAGGTCGTGGATGCGAAGGATCTGGTCCGCGTCTACGGCGAAGGCGATACCGCAGTGCACGCGCTGCGCGGCGTCGGCGTACGGATCGAGCCCGGGCAGCTCACGGCCGTGATGGGGCCGTCCGGTTCGGGCAAGTCGACGTTGATGCACATCCTGGCCGGGCTGGACCGGCCGACGTCCGGCTCGGTCAAGATCGACGGTATCGAGATCACGACGCTCGGTGACGACGCGCTGACCAAGCTGCGTCGTCAGCACATCGGCTTCATCTTCCAGTTCTTCAACCTGCTGCCGATGCTGACCGCCCGCGACAACATCCTGCTGCCGCTGACGATCGCCGGCGCGAAGCCGGATCCGGAATTCTTCGACGAGCTGGTCGGCCGGGTCGGTCTGGCCGACCGCCTCGAGCACCGGCCGGCCGAGCTGTCCGGCGGCCAGCAGCAGCGGGTCGCGATCGCGCGGGCCCTGGTGTCACGGCCGACCGTGGTCTTCGCCGACGAGCCGACCGGCAACCTCGACTCCCGGACCAGCGGCGAGATCCTCACGCTGATGCGGTCCTCGGTCGAGGAGTACGGCCAGACCACGGTGATGGTGACGCACGACGCCAAGGCCGCCGCGATGGCCGACCGCGTGCTCTACCTGGCCGACGGCGAGATCGTGAAGGAGACCGGCCGGTCCAACCAGCACGAGATCCTCCAGATCATCGACACGCTGGACCTGCAGTGA